The following are from one region of the Microbacterium sp. cx-55 genome:
- a CDS encoding PRD domain-containing protein encodes MVTSSSGSHPDGVVAHKVLNNNVVISVDAEGRERVLMGRGIGFQRKPDDVIDPAKVEKTFVLQSGPDGERERKMLAEVPYAVVEAVSRASDEAERMLQRSLGRRLTIAAIDHIQFVLERLDKGIRIPATHMPELRVLHPQEFAAAERMAASISAALGRELPAEEAVFLTMHLLNATRDEPNGTAALLFRRVQHVATTVETGLGVALDTSSPDYARFVLHVQFLLQRLVSKSMLRGSDTSFFEFAKHSYPRSYEIAEHVKDYVREATGSELTDEELLYVIVHVERLASQVAAPPAAPPAENSSGEGGDEVVA; translated from the coding sequence ATGGTGACCAGCAGCTCCGGGTCGCACCCCGACGGCGTCGTCGCCCACAAGGTGCTGAACAACAACGTCGTCATCTCGGTCGACGCCGAAGGCCGGGAGCGGGTGCTCATGGGCCGAGGAATCGGCTTCCAGCGCAAACCCGACGACGTGATCGACCCCGCGAAGGTCGAGAAGACGTTCGTGCTGCAGTCCGGCCCCGACGGCGAGCGCGAGCGCAAGATGCTCGCGGAGGTTCCCTACGCGGTCGTCGAGGCCGTCTCCCGCGCCAGCGATGAGGCCGAACGGATGCTGCAGCGCAGCCTCGGGCGGCGCCTCACGATCGCGGCGATCGACCATATCCAGTTCGTGCTCGAGCGCCTCGACAAAGGCATCCGGATCCCCGCGACGCACATGCCCGAGCTCCGGGTGCTGCATCCGCAGGAGTTCGCGGCGGCCGAGCGGATGGCGGCCTCGATCAGCGCGGCGCTCGGTCGCGAGCTGCCGGCGGAGGAGGCGGTGTTCCTCACGATGCACCTGCTGAACGCCACCCGTGACGAACCCAACGGCACGGCCGCCCTGCTGTTCCGCCGCGTGCAGCACGTCGCGACCACGGTCGAGACGGGCCTCGGCGTCGCCCTCGACACGAGCAGTCCCGACTACGCCCGGTTCGTGCTGCACGTGCAGTTCCTGTTGCAGCGGCTCGTCTCGAAGTCGATGCTGCGGGGCAGCGACACGTCGTTTTTCGAGTTCGCCAAGCACAGTTATCCGCGCTCGTACGAGATCGCGGAGCACGTGAAGGACTACGTGCGCGAGGCCACCGGATCCGAGCTCACCGACGAAGAGCTGCTGTACGTGATCGTGCACGTCGAGCGGCTCGCCAGCCAGGTCGCCGCCCCGCCCGCCGCCCCGCCCGCCGAAAATTCTTCTGGCGAAGGCGGAGACGAAGTGGTAGCTTGA
- a CDS encoding ABC1 kinase family protein, whose protein sequence is MLTLIVYAIVTIAFAGIATWVARRLLDDRVGRVRPLITGIVVFLAGTPLCVWALERADVVVGDRVVVDDGVAVLFLLLVFGWLFAVVVIAIVAFEFLWPTKPGRNPVTTVRELFRRRDRARRYAQILMIASRHGLGVYRHHRTGAGDDLAASLVAAMNEAGVTFIKIGQVLSTRDDVLPPYLITALATLQMETTPIPWSEARGAIEAQLRRPLDEVFASVDEVPMAAASVAQVHAATLRSGEEVVIKIQRPTARAQVATDLDIVERLAADVERRTDWGRDYGVVALAAEFGRSLREELDYRVEAGNTEMLRGAVSRSTRESVRVPQVFAAYTTAQMLVQERASGTALSHIDPTAMDPDDARAIADRLLDSVFDQIAVRGVFHADLHPGNVLLADDGSLTLIDFGSVGVLEKSMRRLLLPLLTAMANEDDVAATDALLLVVTPPDTGVLDQGALQHDVGVILTRLHNSPMDQNVFRALVDVLRRHRLALAPSLLLVFRTLASLEGSLRRIVPSYDMVGRALEIAPRIAREVVSPRSLALTLQTEAALVSEQLRQVPRRLETLANQLEDGTFSIRMKTWEGSEGRGWIEELMGRLTTTLVGIALIVVAVIMGVTVTGPELTPDLPLFPFLGAVVGLVGLLLLLRSLRAAYARRRSGR, encoded by the coding sequence ATGCTGACGCTCATCGTCTACGCGATCGTGACGATCGCGTTCGCGGGGATCGCGACCTGGGTCGCTCGCCGGCTGCTGGATGACCGGGTCGGACGCGTGCGTCCGCTGATCACCGGAATCGTCGTGTTCCTGGCGGGGACCCCGCTGTGCGTCTGGGCGCTCGAGCGGGCCGATGTCGTGGTCGGAGACCGGGTCGTCGTCGATGACGGGGTGGCGGTCCTGTTCCTCCTGCTCGTGTTCGGGTGGTTGTTCGCCGTCGTGGTGATCGCGATCGTCGCGTTCGAGTTCCTCTGGCCGACCAAGCCCGGCCGGAACCCCGTGACGACGGTGCGGGAGCTGTTCCGCCGCCGGGATCGCGCGCGTCGCTACGCGCAGATTTTGATGATCGCGTCGCGCCACGGCCTCGGCGTGTACCGGCACCACCGCACCGGCGCGGGCGACGACCTCGCGGCGTCGCTCGTCGCGGCGATGAACGAGGCCGGGGTGACCTTCATCAAGATCGGGCAGGTGCTCTCCACCCGAGACGACGTGCTGCCGCCGTACCTCATCACGGCGCTCGCGACGCTGCAGATGGAGACCACGCCGATTCCCTGGTCGGAGGCGCGCGGGGCGATCGAAGCGCAACTGCGCCGCCCGCTCGACGAGGTCTTCGCGTCGGTCGACGAGGTTCCGATGGCGGCCGCATCCGTTGCGCAGGTGCACGCCGCGACGCTGCGCAGCGGCGAGGAGGTCGTCATCAAGATCCAGCGGCCGACCGCTCGTGCGCAGGTCGCGACCGATCTCGATATCGTCGAGCGGTTGGCCGCCGATGTCGAGCGCCGCACCGACTGGGGGCGCGATTACGGCGTCGTCGCCCTCGCGGCGGAGTTCGGCCGGTCGCTGCGCGAGGAGCTCGACTACCGCGTCGAGGCCGGGAACACCGAGATGCTCCGCGGCGCGGTGTCGCGCTCGACCCGCGAGAGCGTGCGCGTGCCGCAGGTGTTCGCGGCGTACACGACGGCCCAGATGCTCGTGCAGGAACGCGCGTCCGGCACGGCGCTCAGCCACATCGATCCGACCGCGATGGATCCGGATGACGCCCGAGCGATCGCCGATCGCCTGCTCGACTCGGTCTTCGACCAGATCGCCGTGCGCGGCGTCTTCCACGCGGATCTGCATCCGGGCAACGTGCTCCTCGCCGACGACGGTTCGCTCACGCTGATCGACTTCGGGTCGGTGGGGGTGCTCGAAAAGAGCATGCGGCGGCTGCTGCTTCCGCTGCTCACCGCGATGGCGAACGAGGATGACGTCGCGGCAACGGATGCGTTGCTGCTGGTCGTGACGCCGCCCGACACGGGCGTTCTCGACCAGGGGGCGCTGCAGCACGACGTGGGGGTCATCCTGACGAGACTCCACAATTCGCCGATGGATCAGAACGTGTTCCGCGCGCTCGTCGACGTGCTGCGCCGGCACCGGCTGGCCCTCGCCCCGTCGCTGCTGCTCGTCTTCCGAACGCTCGCGTCGCTGGAGGGGTCGCTCCGGCGCATCGTGCCGAGCTACGACATGGTCGGACGGGCGCTCGAGATCGCTCCGCGGATCGCTCGCGAAGTGGTCTCACCGCGTTCGCTCGCGCTGACCCTGCAGACCGAGGCCGCTCTCGTGAGCGAGCAGCTCCGTCAGGTGCCGCGGCGGCTCGAGACGCTCGCGAACCAACTGGAGGACGGCACGTTCTCGATCCGCATGAAGACGTGGGAGGGCAGTGAGGGTCGCGGATGGATCGAAGAGCTCATGGGCCGGCTGACGACGACACTCGTCGGCATCGCGCTCATCGTCGTCGCGGTCATCATGGGGGTCACGGTCACCGGTCCCGAACTCACCCCGGACCTGCCGCTCTTCCCGTTCCTCGGCGCGGTCGTCGGTCTCGTCGGGCTTCTGCTTCTGCTGCGGAGCCTGCGCGCCGCATACGCCCGGCGACGATCCGGTCGCTGA
- a CDS encoding HAD family hydrolase, translating into MTTPRIAFLDVDGTILDHGRTIAPSTIDAIRAARAGGVPVYLSTGRSAGDIHPDVQAIGFDGAITNGGAYAAVGSEVLVADPMPEDAVARLEAFFADAGIHYFLQTDEAVYASVEVQAVVAQMLNRWLSAHEGAEPQSAPQGRPRFRDLDTIDRSRVAKAVFVSETADAVERARVELGDTFHVVSGSMPLPGGSNGEIGMRGVTKGSAIQTVLDHLGIDAADAIGIGDSWNDVEMFEVCGVGIAMGNASDELKALADEVTTSVLDDGVANAFRRHGLI; encoded by the coding sequence GTGACCACTCCCCGCATCGCCTTCCTCGACGTCGACGGCACGATCCTCGACCACGGGCGCACCATCGCCCCCTCCACCATCGACGCGATCCGCGCCGCCCGCGCCGGCGGCGTGCCCGTGTACCTCAGCACCGGCCGCTCGGCGGGCGACATCCACCCCGACGTGCAGGCCATCGGCTTCGACGGCGCCATCACGAACGGTGGCGCCTACGCCGCCGTCGGTAGCGAGGTGCTCGTCGCCGACCCCATGCCCGAGGACGCCGTCGCGCGCCTCGAGGCGTTCTTCGCCGACGCGGGCATCCACTATTTCCTGCAGACCGACGAAGCGGTCTACGCCTCCGTCGAGGTGCAGGCCGTCGTCGCCCAGATGCTGAACCGCTGGCTGTCGGCCCACGAGGGCGCCGAGCCGCAGAGCGCGCCGCAGGGCCGGCCGCGATTCCGCGACCTCGACACGATCGACCGGTCGCGGGTCGCGAAAGCCGTCTTCGTGAGCGAGACGGCCGACGCCGTCGAACGCGCCCGCGTCGAACTCGGCGACACGTTCCACGTGGTCTCCGGCAGCATGCCCCTGCCGGGAGGCAGCAACGGCGAGATCGGCATGCGCGGCGTGACCAAAGGCTCCGCGATCCAGACGGTGCTCGACCACCTCGGCATCGACGCCGCCGATGCGATCGGCATCGGCGACAGCTGGAACGACGTCGAGATGTTCGAGGTCTGCGGAGTCGGCATCGCCATGGGCAACGCCAGCGACGAACTCAAGGCGCTGGCCGACGAAGTCACCACCAGCGTGCTCGACGACGGCGTGGCCAACGCCTTCCGCCGCCACGGCCTGATCTGA
- a CDS encoding beta-glucoside-specific PTS transporter subunit IIABC, with product MDYSQTAAGVLKGVGGEENVSSLVHCATRLRFVLKDESKADAAALKATPGVITTAQAGGQYQVVIGNDVPEVYAAIGKISKFGGSSAEAAPAEAGPKGNLFNRFIAMISAIFTPLLWALAGTGLLKAFLAAAVTFGWIDTATSTYAVLNALSDAFINFLPLALAFTAARYFKASEYTSFAIAAALLYPTLTPLVGAPDLTFFGIPFTMVTYVSSVIPIIIIVWLQSHAEKFLYAKLPGAIRRFVTPMIVVLIGVPLVFVVIGPISAILSGWIGEGIGWVFATVPWLGGAIMGGLWQVFVIFGLHWGLVPLFTLEYQTTGQILLVAPIFAAVLAQAAAVAGVWVRTRNKNLKSLAAPATLSGFLAGITEPAIYGINLPLKRPFAFGIVGGVIGGAIITMGGVFATAFVVPSTLALPALFGNGNMIALVIGLAAAIVIPFLLTVIVGFKDPEENATQAAESTNVDVLSPLDGTAVPLSEVPDAAFADGSLGQGVAIRPRSGALYAPFDATVVAAFPTGHAIGLRTADGAEVLIHVGIDTVKLAGQHFDLKVTSGQEVTAGALLLEFDVDAITAAGYDLITPVIVTNSDLYPTIGTAASGPIAHGELLFSAIAVEQVVAAK from the coding sequence ATGGACTACTCCCAGACCGCGGCCGGCGTCCTCAAGGGCGTCGGAGGCGAAGAGAACGTGAGTTCGCTCGTGCATTGCGCAACCCGACTGCGCTTCGTCCTGAAGGACGAAAGCAAAGCGGATGCCGCAGCCCTCAAGGCCACGCCCGGCGTGATCACGACCGCACAGGCCGGCGGCCAGTACCAGGTCGTCATCGGCAACGACGTGCCCGAGGTCTACGCCGCGATCGGCAAGATCTCGAAGTTCGGTGGTTCGTCCGCCGAGGCCGCTCCCGCCGAAGCCGGACCCAAGGGCAACCTGTTCAACCGCTTCATCGCGATGATCTCGGCGATCTTTACCCCGCTCCTGTGGGCGCTCGCCGGCACCGGCCTGCTCAAGGCGTTCCTCGCCGCGGCCGTCACCTTCGGGTGGATAGACACCGCCACGTCGACGTACGCGGTACTGAACGCCCTGTCCGACGCGTTCATCAACTTCCTGCCGCTCGCGCTGGCGTTCACCGCCGCGCGGTACTTCAAGGCATCCGAATACACGTCGTTCGCGATCGCCGCAGCGCTCCTGTATCCGACGCTCACCCCGCTCGTCGGCGCTCCCGACCTGACGTTCTTCGGCATCCCGTTCACGATGGTGACCTACGTCTCCAGCGTCATCCCGATCATCATCATCGTGTGGCTGCAGAGCCACGCGGAGAAGTTCCTCTACGCGAAGCTGCCCGGCGCCATCCGCCGCTTCGTCACCCCGATGATCGTCGTGCTGATCGGTGTTCCGCTGGTCTTCGTCGTCATCGGACCGATCTCCGCCATCCTCAGCGGCTGGATCGGCGAGGGCATCGGCTGGGTCTTCGCGACCGTGCCGTGGCTCGGTGGCGCGATCATGGGTGGCCTGTGGCAGGTCTTCGTCATCTTCGGTCTGCACTGGGGCCTCGTCCCGCTCTTCACGCTCGAGTACCAGACCACCGGTCAGATCCTGCTCGTCGCCCCCATCTTCGCCGCCGTCCTCGCGCAGGCCGCCGCCGTCGCCGGTGTCTGGGTGCGCACGCGGAACAAGAACCTCAAGTCCCTCGCCGCCCCCGCGACGCTCTCCGGCTTCCTCGCCGGCATCACGGAGCCCGCGATCTACGGCATCAACCTGCCCCTCAAGCGCCCCTTCGCCTTCGGCATCGTCGGCGGTGTGATCGGTGGCGCGATCATCACGATGGGTGGCGTCTTCGCGACCGCGTTCGTGGTGCCGTCCACCCTCGCCCTCCCGGCCCTGTTCGGAAACGGCAACATGATCGCACTCGTGATCGGCTTGGCCGCCGCGATCGTCATCCCGTTCCTGCTCACCGTGATCGTCGGATTCAAGGACCCGGAGGAGAACGCGACGCAGGCCGCCGAGAGCACCAACGTCGACGTGCTCAGCCCCCTCGACGGCACGGCCGTGCCGCTCTCGGAGGTGCCGGATGCGGCATTCGCCGACGGCAGCCTCGGTCAGGGTGTCGCCATCCGTCCCCGTTCGGGTGCCCTGTACGCGCCGTTCGACGCGACCGTCGTGGCCGCCTTCCCGACCGGTCACGCGATCGGCCTGCGCACGGCAGACGGCGCCGAGGTGCTGATCCATGTCGGCATCGACACGGTCAAGCTCGCCGGCCAGCACTTCGACCTGAAGGTGACCTCCGGCCAGGAGGTCACGGCAGGCGCGCTGCTGCTCGAGTTCGACGTCGACGCCATCACGGCCGCCGGCTACGACCTGATCACTCCCGTGATCGTCACGAACTCCGACCTGTACCCCACCATCGGTACGGCCGCCTCGGGGCCGATCGCCCACGGTGAGCTGCTGTTCTCGGCCATCGCCGTCGAGCAGGTCGTCGCCGCCAAGTGA
- a CDS encoding SDR family oxidoreductase, which translates to MTESTLAGKTILMSGGSRGIGLAIALRAARHGANIVLLAKTDTPHPKLEGTVHTAAAAIVEAGGRALPLVGDVRNDDDITDAVMKAQGEFGGIDIVINNASVIDLSGSLDLSAKKYDLMQDVNVRGTFLLSRAAVPMLKDAENPHILSLSPPLNLSPKWLGAHTGYTLAKYGMTMATLGIAAEFASDGIAANTLWPRTTIATAAVQFSLGGERMMRASRTPEIYADAAYEVLRRPAAERTGQTLVVEDVLTESGVTDFSRYAAVPGTPDAELFPDIFLD; encoded by the coding sequence ATGACCGAGAGCACTCTCGCCGGCAAGACCATCCTCATGTCGGGCGGAAGCCGCGGCATCGGCCTCGCGATCGCGCTGCGCGCCGCCCGTCACGGCGCGAACATCGTGCTGCTCGCGAAGACCGACACTCCGCATCCGAAGCTCGAAGGAACCGTGCACACGGCGGCCGCGGCGATCGTCGAGGCGGGCGGACGCGCGCTGCCGCTCGTCGGCGACGTGCGCAACGACGACGACATCACGGACGCCGTCATGAAGGCGCAGGGGGAGTTCGGGGGGATCGACATCGTGATCAACAACGCCTCCGTCATCGACCTCTCCGGCTCGCTCGACCTCTCGGCCAAGAAGTACGACCTCATGCAGGACGTCAACGTGCGCGGCACGTTCCTGCTCTCGCGGGCTGCTGTGCCGATGCTGAAGGACGCCGAGAATCCGCACATCCTCTCGCTCTCGCCGCCGCTGAACCTGTCGCCGAAGTGGCTAGGCGCGCATACCGGGTACACGCTCGCGAAGTACGGGATGACGATGGCGACCCTCGGGATCGCGGCCGAATTCGCAAGCGACGGCATCGCCGCGAACACCCTCTGGCCGCGCACGACGATCGCGACCGCCGCTGTGCAGTTCTCGCTCGGCGGCGAACGGATGATGCGCGCAAGCCGCACGCCGGAGATCTACGCCGACGCGGCCTACGAGGTGCTGCGCCGGCCCGCGGCGGAGCGCACCGGGCAGACGCTCGTGGTCGAGGACGTGCTCACCGAGTCCGGCGTGACCGACTTCTCGCGCTACGCCGCGGTGCCCGGCACGCCCGATGCCGAGCTGTTCCCCGACATCTTCCTCGACTGA
- the rlmN gene encoding 23S rRNA (adenine(2503)-C(2))-methyltransferase RlmN, whose product MTDLTPVRTTKPRQVRPATEGWSQKKDDTGRPLLQFASPKRGKPPVHLADLTAEERVAKVTELGLPGFRAKQLEKHYFTHYTSDPDQMTDLPASVRTELVAGMLPPLLTEVRRLETDRGDTIKFLWKLHDGALVESVLMRYPGRITLCVSSQAGCGMNCPFCATGQAGLTRNMSAAEIIEQIVRANRLIADGGLGGKKKDDHSLDRVSNIVFMGMGEPLANYARVMQAVRVMVDKDHGLGMSARGITVSTVGLVPAIRKLADEDIPVTFALSLHAPDDHLRDELIPVNSRWKVDEALDAARNYFDKTGRRVSIEYALIKDMNDHGWRADLLAEKLNQRGRGWVHVNPIPLNPTPGSIWTASDVSVQNEFVRRLNDAGIPTTLRDTRGKEIDGACGQLVATAEDEAVAADTPVGADQHS is encoded by the coding sequence ATGACCGATCTCACTCCCGTGCGCACCACGAAACCCCGCCAGGTGCGCCCGGCGACCGAGGGCTGGTCGCAGAAGAAGGACGACACCGGACGCCCGCTGCTGCAGTTCGCGAGCCCGAAGCGCGGCAAACCGCCCGTGCACCTGGCCGATCTCACGGCCGAGGAACGCGTTGCGAAGGTGACAGAACTCGGGCTTCCCGGCTTCCGTGCGAAGCAGCTCGAGAAGCACTATTTCACGCACTACACGTCGGACCCCGACCAGATGACCGACCTGCCGGCATCCGTTCGCACCGAACTCGTCGCCGGCATGCTGCCGCCGCTGCTCACCGAGGTGCGGCGGCTTGAGACCGATCGCGGCGACACGATCAAGTTCCTCTGGAAGCTGCACGACGGCGCCCTCGTCGAGTCGGTGCTGATGCGCTACCCGGGCCGCATCACGCTCTGCGTGTCGTCGCAGGCCGGATGCGGAATGAACTGCCCGTTCTGCGCCACCGGCCAGGCGGGGCTCACGCGCAATATGTCGGCGGCGGAGATCATCGAGCAGATCGTGCGCGCCAACCGGCTTATCGCCGACGGGGGCCTCGGCGGCAAGAAGAAGGATGACCACTCGCTCGACCGTGTCTCGAACATCGTCTTCATGGGCATGGGTGAGCCGCTCGCGAACTACGCCCGCGTCATGCAGGCGGTGCGGGTCATGGTCGACAAGGACCACGGACTGGGCATGAGCGCCCGCGGCATCACGGTGTCGACGGTGGGTCTCGTGCCGGCGATCCGCAAGCTCGCCGACGAAGACATCCCGGTGACGTTCGCCCTCTCGTTGCACGCCCCCGACGATCACCTCCGCGACGAGCTGATCCCGGTCAACTCGCGCTGGAAGGTCGACGAGGCGCTGGATGCTGCGCGCAACTACTTCGACAAGACCGGCCGTCGGGTGTCGATCGAGTACGCCCTCATCAAGGACATGAACGACCACGGCTGGCGGGCCGACCTGCTCGCCGAGAAGCTCAACCAGCGCGGTCGCGGGTGGGTGCACGTGAACCCCATCCCGCTGAACCCGACTCCCGGGTCGATCTGGACCGCATCCGATGTCTCCGTGCAGAACGAATTCGTTCGCCGTCTCAACGACGCCGGAATTCCGACGACACTGCGCGATACTCGCGGTAAGGAGATCGACGGTGCCTGCGGGCAGCTCGTCGCCACCGCCGAAGACGAAGCGGTCGCCGCCGACACTCCCGTAGGAGCCGACCAGCACAGCTGA
- a CDS encoding glycoside hydrolase family 1 protein, giving the protein MSTTPFPDGFLWGGATAANQIEGGYDQGGKGLSIQDVMPKGIMAPPVEAPTPDNLKLEAIDFYHRYAEDIALFAKMGFGVYRLSIAWSRIFPNGDDAEPNEEGLAFYDRVFDELEKHGIEPLVTISHYETPLNLARKYDGWVSRDLIGFYERYVRVLFTRYGARVKYWLTFNEINSVLHAPFMSGGIQTPKEELSTKDLYQAIHHELVASASATKIARELAPNAQIGCMILAMPTYPFTPDPQDVLKSLHTDHSNLMFGDIHVRGEYPGYALRILREQGVELDITDEDRETLKNTVDFVSFSYYSSVAESADPEVIREGKGNLFGGVENPKLPVSQWGWAIDPVGLRVVLNQFWDRWQKPLFIVENGLGARDELVEIDGRKTVIDDYRIAYLNDHLVQVGEALEDGVDLLGYTTWGCIDIVSASTAQLSKRYGFIYVDRNDDGSGTLERYPKKSFDWYSEVIATNGASLSR; this is encoded by the coding sequence ATGAGCACCACACCTTTCCCCGACGGATTCCTCTGGGGCGGCGCGACCGCCGCGAACCAGATCGAGGGCGGCTACGACCAGGGCGGCAAGGGTCTGTCGATCCAGGACGTCATGCCCAAGGGCATCATGGCGCCGCCCGTCGAGGCCCCCACGCCCGACAACCTGAAGCTCGAGGCGATCGACTTCTACCACCGCTACGCGGAAGACATCGCTCTGTTCGCGAAGATGGGGTTCGGTGTCTACCGCCTCTCGATCGCGTGGAGCCGCATCTTCCCGAACGGTGACGACGCCGAGCCCAACGAAGAGGGCCTCGCCTTCTACGACCGCGTCTTCGACGAGCTCGAGAAGCACGGCATCGAGCCGCTCGTCACGATCTCGCACTACGAGACCCCGCTGAACCTCGCCCGGAAGTACGACGGCTGGGTCAGCCGCGACCTCATCGGGTTCTACGAGCGCTACGTCCGCGTGCTGTTCACCCGCTACGGCGCACGCGTGAAGTACTGGTTGACCTTCAACGAGATCAACTCCGTCCTGCACGCGCCCTTCATGAGCGGTGGAATCCAGACGCCGAAGGAAGAGCTGTCCACGAAGGACCTCTACCAGGCGATCCACCACGAGCTCGTCGCGAGCGCGTCGGCGACCAAGATCGCCCGCGAGCTCGCCCCGAACGCGCAGATCGGCTGCATGATCCTCGCGATGCCGACCTACCCGTTCACGCCCGACCCGCAGGACGTGCTCAAGTCGCTGCACACGGATCACTCGAACCTCATGTTCGGTGACATCCACGTGCGCGGCGAGTACCCCGGCTACGCACTGCGGATCCTGCGCGAGCAGGGCGTCGAGCTCGACATCACCGACGAAGACCGCGAGACCCTCAAGAACACGGTCGACTTCGTGTCGTTCAGCTACTACTCGAGCGTCGCCGAATCGGCCGACCCCGAGGTCATCCGCGAGGGCAAGGGCAACCTGTTCGGCGGCGTGGAGAACCCGAAGCTCCCCGTCAGCCAGTGGGGTTGGGCCATCGACCCGGTGGGTCTGCGCGTCGTGCTGAACCAGTTCTGGGACCGCTGGCAGAAGCCGCTGTTCATCGTCGAGAACGGGCTCGGCGCGCGCGACGAGCTCGTCGAGATCGACGGCCGCAAGACCGTCATCGACGACTACCGCATCGCCTACCTGAACGACCACCTCGTGCAGGTCGGCGAGGCCCTCGAAGACGGCGTCGACCTGCTCGGGTACACCACCTGGGGCTGCATCGACATCGTCAGCGCCAGCACCGCGCAGCTGAGCAAGCGATACGGCTTCATCTACGTCGATCGCAACGACGACGGCAGCGGCACCCTCGAGCGCTACCCGAAGAAGTCGTTCGACTGGTACTCAGAGGTCATCGCCACGAACGGCGCCAGCCTCAGCCGCTGA
- a CDS encoding DUF4407 domain-containing protein produces MSFSAHRPGEFGSDGRFTVPAQAEGDPLYLSDVRGDAPAVDDAAAADAGPEPEAAPAVGDTAVTDTAAEPETPANAVTDPPANDATPAERPPRSRGPRSPRSRRRLPWSRRLAVLGGAENDVLDDVPTETPRFVQMFFVLAGTALVSALSMLFALVSGVRISPWIAVVLAIVWALIIFNLDRFLTSTMRSTRNVWRLIGLAFPRVIMAALIGIVVAEPLVLQIFQNDIAREVTSTNVSQALSDQDAVTSGPEKQALDAASARVSALENQAATGIVAGTSSTSAESVAAQQTVDQLTAQLAERQTVIDQARALYQCELTGEGAGTVPGCTGVQGSGASSDAAQAQLAQAQTSYDDLAAQLQQATAALTAANAAGTDAAANSAAQNTQQAEDELPAARAQYDAALAAYNERAAAVADTNAGAQGILSQITALERLSQREPVLAWAHWLIAALFFMIELLPVLVKVLTSFGDPSLYEKADALRRQVALDRVTARTWRERAAIVTKV; encoded by the coding sequence ATGTCATTTTCCGCACATCGTCCCGGTGAGTTCGGCTCCGACGGTCGATTCACCGTTCCCGCCCAGGCGGAGGGCGACCCGCTGTACCTGTCGGACGTCCGAGGCGACGCGCCCGCGGTCGACGACGCTGCCGCGGCGGACGCAGGCCCCGAGCCGGAGGCTGCCCCGGCGGTGGGGGACACAGCGGTGACGGACACGGCGGCCGAGCCGGAGACCCCCGCGAACGCCGTGACGGATCCGCCCGCGAACGACGCGACTCCGGCGGAGCGACCGCCGCGCTCCCGAGGGCCCCGCTCGCCCCGGTCCCGCCGCAGGCTGCCCTGGAGTCGACGGCTCGCGGTGCTCGGCGGCGCGGAGAACGACGTGCTCGATGACGTGCCGACCGAGACCCCCCGCTTCGTGCAGATGTTCTTCGTGCTGGCGGGAACGGCTCTCGTGTCGGCCCTGTCGATGCTGTTCGCCCTCGTCAGCGGGGTGCGGATCTCGCCGTGGATCGCGGTGGTGCTCGCGATCGTGTGGGCCCTCATCATCTTCAACCTCGACCGTTTCCTGACCTCGACGATGCGCTCCACCCGAAACGTCTGGCGGCTCATCGGGCTGGCGTTCCCGCGCGTCATCATGGCCGCACTGATCGGGATCGTCGTGGCGGAACCGCTCGTGCTGCAGATCTTCCAGAACGACATCGCGCGGGAGGTCACCTCGACGAACGTCTCGCAGGCGCTGTCGGATCAGGACGCGGTCACGAGCGGCCCGGAGAAGCAGGCGCTGGACGCGGCGAGTGCACGCGTGAGTGCGCTCGAGAACCAGGCGGCCACCGGCATCGTGGCGGGTACCTCCAGTACATCCGCCGAGTCGGTCGCCGCGCAGCAGACGGTCGACCAGCTCACGGCGCAACTCGCCGAGCGGCAGACGGTGATCGACCAGGCGCGCGCGCTCTACCAGTGCGAGCTCACCGGTGAAGGAGCGGGCACGGTTCCCGGGTGCACGGGCGTGCAGGGGTCGGGCGCGAGCTCGGATGCCGCGCAGGCGCAGCTCGCGCAGGCGCAGACCTCGTACGACGATCTCGCGGCTCAGCTGCAGCAGGCGACCGCCGCCCTCACCGCGGCGAACGCGGCCGGCACGGACGCCGCAGCCAACTCGGCCGCGCAGAACACCCAGCAGGCCGAAGACGAGCTACCGGCAGCACGCGCGCAATACGACGCCGCCTTGGCCGCCTACAACGAGCGCGCGGCGGCCGTCGCCGATACGAACGCCGGAGCGCAGGGCATCCTCAGTCAGATCACCGCGCTCGAGCGCCTGTCGCAGCGGGAACCCGTGCTCGCCTGGGCGCACTGGCTCATCGCGGCGCTCTTCTTCATGATCGAGCTTCTGCCGGTGCTGGTGAAGGTGCTGACGAGCTTCGGCGATCCGTCGCTCTACGAGAAGGCGGACGCCCTGCGCCGCCAGGTGGCCCTCGACCGGGTGACCGCCCGCACCTGGCGCGAGCGCGCCGCGATCGTCACCAAGGTCTAG